A genomic segment from Pseudomonas sp. M30-35 encodes:
- the ureA gene encoding urease subunit gamma, translating to MDLTPREKDKLLIFTAGLVAERRLARGVKLNYPEAIALISAALLEGARDGQTVAELMHFGTTLLSRDQVMEGIPEMIPEIQVEATFPDGTKLVTVHQPIA from the coding sequence ATGGATTTAACTCCACGGGAAAAAGACAAACTGCTGATTTTCACTGCCGGGCTGGTGGCCGAGCGACGCTTGGCCCGCGGGGTAAAACTCAACTACCCGGAAGCCATAGCACTGATCTCTGCGGCGCTGCTCGAAGGTGCGCGCGACGGCCAGACCGTTGCTGAGCTGATGCACTTTGGCACTACCCTGCTCAGTCGCGATCAAGTGATGGAAGGCATACCGGAAATGATCCCAGAAATTCAGGTTGAAGCGACCTTTCCGGACGGTACCAAATTGGTCACCGTGCACCAGCCAATCGCCTGA
- a CDS encoding GNAT family N-acetyltransferase, protein MNIDNATEDDLPELLAIYNDAVLNSTAIWNETTVDLENRRIWLRERQGAKFPVLAARNSTGRLVGYATYGSWRSIEGFKHTVEHSVYVCADQRGLGIGPALMRALIERARSANLHVMVAAIESENRASIRLHKQLGFSVTGQMPQVGRKFDRWLDLTFMQLNLNAEEQTHDDDKE, encoded by the coding sequence GTGAATATCGATAACGCAACCGAAGATGATCTACCTGAGCTGCTGGCGATTTATAACGATGCCGTGCTCAACAGCACCGCTATCTGGAACGAAACAACGGTTGATTTGGAAAACCGCCGTATCTGGCTGCGCGAACGGCAGGGCGCGAAGTTTCCGGTGCTCGCCGCGCGCAATAGCACCGGGCGCTTGGTCGGCTATGCCACCTATGGCTCATGGCGCAGCATTGAAGGCTTCAAGCATACCGTTGAACACTCGGTTTACGTCTGCGCTGACCAACGAGGCCTGGGTATCGGCCCGGCGCTGATGAGAGCCCTGATTGAGCGTGCACGCAGTGCCAACCTGCATGTGATGGTCGCAGCCATTGAGAGCGAAAACCGCGCCTCGATTCGCCTGCACAAACAGCTGGGGTTTAGCGTTACCGGGCAAATGCCGCAAGTGGGCCGCAAGTTTGATCGCTGGCTGGATCTGACTTTCATGCAGCTCAATCTAAACGCAGAAGAACAGACGCACGATGACGACAAGGAATAA
- a CDS encoding GNAT family N-acetyltransferase, which translates to MKTAQLRRVHPESFAHYRQGLIELLFDAVQHGASVGFMAGLSETEASDYINSVQAGVNDGSVLLWVVVDSEQVLACVQLALCQKANGRNRAEVQKLLVLNHARRHGLGQQLIQALEQEAIKQNRGLLYLDTEAGSPAEVFYRAQGYQRVGELPNYCQSPDGRYTATAIYFKTIGQPT; encoded by the coding sequence ATGAAAACTGCTCAATTACGTCGCGTCCACCCGGAAAGCTTTGCCCACTATCGTCAGGGCCTGATTGAACTGCTCTTCGATGCAGTCCAACACGGCGCATCAGTCGGCTTCATGGCTGGCTTGAGCGAAACCGAGGCTAGCGACTACATCAACAGTGTTCAGGCCGGCGTTAATGATGGCAGCGTATTGCTATGGGTGGTGGTCGACAGTGAGCAGGTGCTGGCTTGCGTGCAACTCGCGTTGTGCCAAAAAGCCAATGGCCGCAACCGCGCCGAGGTGCAAAAACTGTTGGTCTTGAATCACGCTCGTCGTCACGGCCTGGGCCAGCAATTGATTCAGGCTCTCGAACAAGAAGCTATAAAACAAAACCGCGGCCTGCTTTATCTGGATACCGAGGCGGGCTCTCCAGCCGAAGTATTTTACCGCGCCCAGGGTTACCAGCGGGTCGGTGAACTGCCCAATTACTGCCAAAGTCCGGACGGGCGCTATACAGCGACGGCTATCTACTTCAAAACCATTGGACAACCCACATGA
- a CDS encoding urease subunit beta: MIPGEYQIQPGDIELNAGRRTISLTVANSGDRPIQVGSHYHFFETNDALTFDRAAARGMRLNIPAGTAVRFEPGQSRQVELVELAGHRRVFGFAGQIMGGL; this comes from the coding sequence ATGATTCCAGGTGAATACCAAATCCAGCCTGGTGATATTGAACTCAACGCGGGTCGGCGGACTATTAGCCTTACCGTGGCCAATAGCGGCGATCGCCCGATTCAGGTGGGTTCGCACTATCACTTCTTCGAAACCAATGATGCACTGACGTTTGACCGCGCAGCCGCACGGGGCATGCGCCTGAATATTCCGGCAGGCACCGCCGTGCGTTTTGAACCGGGTCAATCGCGTCAAGTTGAGCTGGTTGAGCTAGCCGGGCATCGCCGTGTGTTCGGCTTTGCCGGACAAATCATGGGTGGCCTTTGA
- the ureC gene encoding urease subunit alpha, whose protein sequence is MKISRQAYADMYGPTVGDKVRLADTGLWAEVEQDFTHYGEEVKFGGGKVIRDGMGQGQLCAKDVVDTLITNALIIDHWGVVKADVGIKDGRIAAIGKGGNADIQPDVTIAVGAGTEVIAGEGMILTAGGIDSHIHFICPQQIEEALMSGVTTMIGGGTGPATGTNATTCTSGPWHMARMLQAADAFPMNIGFTGKGNASLPEPLIEQVKAGAIGLKLHEDWGTTPAAIDNCLSVADQYDVQVAIHTDTLNESGFVETTLGAFKGRTIHTYHTEGAGGGHAPDIIKACGFPNVLPSSTNPTRPFTKNTIDEHLDMLMVCHHLDPSIAEDVAFAESRIRRETIAAEDILHDLGAFSMISSDSQAMGRVGEVITRTWQTADKMKQQRGALPGDGQGNDNFRIKRYIAKYTINPAITHGISHEVGSIEVGKWADLVLWRPAFFGVKPTLIIKGGAIAASLMGDANASIPTPQPVHYRPMFASYGGSRHATCLTFISQAAMAAGVPEQLGLKKQIAVVKGCREVKKSDLIHNDYLPNIEVDAQNYQVKADGQLLWCEPAEVLPMAQRYFLF, encoded by the coding sequence ATGAAAATCAGCAGACAAGCGTACGCAGACATGTACGGCCCAACCGTGGGTGACAAAGTGCGTTTGGCCGATACCGGGCTCTGGGCAGAGGTTGAACAAGACTTCACCCACTACGGTGAAGAAGTGAAATTCGGCGGAGGCAAAGTAATCCGCGACGGCATGGGCCAGGGTCAGCTATGCGCCAAGGATGTGGTAGATACCCTGATCACCAACGCACTGATCATCGATCACTGGGGCGTGGTCAAAGCTGATGTCGGCATCAAGGACGGCCGTATCGCCGCAATCGGCAAAGGCGGCAACGCTGACATTCAGCCGGATGTGACCATTGCCGTGGGTGCGGGCACCGAAGTAATTGCCGGCGAAGGCATGATCCTCACCGCGGGCGGCATTGACTCCCACATTCACTTCATCTGCCCACAGCAGATTGAAGAGGCGCTGATGAGCGGCGTCACCACCATGATCGGCGGCGGCACCGGCCCTGCAACGGGCACCAACGCCACCACCTGCACCTCTGGCCCCTGGCACATGGCGCGCATGCTGCAGGCGGCCGATGCTTTTCCAATGAATATCGGCTTCACAGGCAAAGGCAACGCCAGCCTGCCGGAGCCGCTTATCGAGCAAGTCAAAGCCGGTGCCATCGGCCTCAAACTGCACGAAGACTGGGGCACCACGCCAGCGGCTATCGACAACTGCCTGAGCGTTGCCGATCAGTACGACGTACAGGTGGCAATCCACACTGACACACTGAATGAGTCTGGCTTCGTCGAAACAACCTTGGGCGCATTCAAAGGCCGCACCATTCACACCTACCACACCGAAGGTGCCGGTGGCGGTCACGCGCCCGACATTATCAAGGCCTGTGGCTTCCCCAACGTGCTGCCAAGCTCGACCAACCCGACCCGGCCATTTACCAAAAACACCATCGATGAACACCTCGATATGCTTATGGTTTGCCACCACTTGGACCCAAGCATTGCCGAAGACGTAGCATTCGCTGAAAGCCGTATTCGCCGTGAAACCATCGCTGCCGAAGATATCCTGCATGACCTTGGCGCCTTCTCGATGATCAGTTCCGACAGCCAGGCCATGGGCCGCGTCGGTGAAGTCATCACCCGTACGTGGCAGACCGCCGACAAGATGAAACAACAGCGCGGCGCTTTACCCGGTGACGGTCAGGGCAACGATAACTTCCGCATCAAGCGCTATATCGCCAAGTACACCATTAACCCGGCGATCACTCACGGCATTAGCCACGAAGTCGGCTCGATTGAAGTTGGAAAATGGGCCGACCTGGTGCTCTGGCGCCCGGCGTTTTTCGGGGTTAAACCGACCTTGATCATCAAAGGTGGAGCGATTGCCGCCAGCTTGATGGGCGATGCCAACGCCTCGATCCCGACGCCGCAGCCTGTGCATTATCGCCCCATGTTTGCCAGTTACGGCGGCTCACGCCATGCCACCTGCCTGACCTTTATCAGCCAGGCAGCCATGGCAGCCGGGGTTCCCGAACAGCTCGGGCTGAAGAAACAGATCGCGGTGGTCAAAGGCTGTCGTGAGGTAAAGAAGAGCGATCTTATCCACAACGACTACCTGCCGAATATCGAGGTCGATGCACAGAACTATCAAGTGAAAGCTGATGGCCAGTTGCTCTGGTGTGAGCCAGCAGAGGTCTTGCCAATGGCCCAGCGCTACTTCCTATTTTAG
- a CDS encoding DksA/TraR family C4-type zinc finger protein has product MAGGWANDGAVQEQIDSSIEDAVARARSQLPQGESLLTCEECDAPIPQARREAIKGVRLCVVCQAAEDKANAGVAGYNRRASKDSQLR; this is encoded by the coding sequence ATGGCTGGCGGTTGGGCAAATGATGGTGCGGTGCAAGAGCAGATAGACAGCAGTATCGAAGATGCTGTCGCGCGGGCGCGCAGCCAGTTACCGCAAGGCGAGAGCCTGCTCACCTGTGAGGAATGCGATGCGCCGATTCCACAGGCGCGGCGTGAGGCCATCAAAGGCGTGCGCCTGTGTGTGGTCTGTCAGGCTGCAGAGGATAAAGCCAATGCTGGAGTGGCTGGCTACAATCGCCGCGCCAGTAAGGACAGTCAGCTACGCTAG
- a CDS encoding oxaloacetate decarboxylase: MQRASHHELRSAFRALLAADSCFHTASVFDPMSARIAADLGFEVGILGGSVASLQVIAAPDFALITLSEFVEQATRIGRVSRLPVIADADHGYGNALNVMRTVVELERAGIAALTIEDTLLPAQFGRKSTDLISVAEGVGKIRAALEARVDPELSIIARTHAGVLNVDEVISRTVAYQHAGADGICIVGIEDFEHLEKIAEHLSVPLMLVTYGNPKLRDDARLAKLGVRIVVNGHGAYFAAIKATYDCLREQRGAVASELSASELALKYTLPEEYIVWAEEFMDVKE, translated from the coding sequence ATGCAACGTGCTTCCCACCATGAGCTGCGCAGTGCTTTTCGCGCTTTGCTCGCCGCAGATAGTTGTTTTCATACCGCTTCGGTTTTTGATCCGATGTCTGCTCGGATCGCTGCCGACCTGGGTTTTGAGGTGGGTATCCTCGGTGGTTCGGTGGCCTCATTGCAGGTAATTGCCGCGCCAGACTTTGCCTTGATTACCCTCAGCGAATTTGTCGAGCAGGCCACCCGTATTGGCCGTGTCAGCCGCTTGCCGGTTATCGCTGACGCCGACCACGGCTATGGCAATGCGCTTAATGTCATGCGCACGGTGGTTGAGCTTGAGCGGGCGGGTATCGCCGCGCTGACCATCGAAGACACCCTGTTGCCTGCGCAGTTCGGGCGTAAATCGACTGACTTGATCAGCGTTGCAGAGGGCGTGGGGAAAATTCGGGCGGCGTTGGAGGCGCGAGTTGATCCAGAGTTATCGATCATTGCCCGGACCCACGCGGGTGTACTCAATGTCGACGAAGTGATTAGTCGCACAGTGGCGTATCAACACGCAGGGGCCGACGGCATCTGCATCGTGGGTATTGAAGATTTCGAGCACCTTGAAAAAATTGCTGAGCACTTGAGCGTGCCATTAATGCTGGTGACTTACGGCAACCCGAAATTGCGTGATGATGCCCGTTTGGCCAAGCTTGGCGTGCGTATCGTGGTTAACGGCCACGGCGCTTATTTTGCTGCGATCAAGGCGACCTATGACTGCTTGCGCGAGCAACGTGGAGCGGTTGCATCGGAGCTGAGTGCTTCGGAATTGGCGCTCAAGTACACCCTGCCTGAAGAGTACATTGTCTGGGCAGAAGAGTTTATGGACGTCAAGGAGTAA
- a CDS encoding ABC transporter substrate-binding protein — MRSLQRKIVAVMLMSLCTAGANANSSSNAKIRLFTEEAAPLAFTEGNQSRGMSVEIARELIRRTGSDDAVIKIRPWARGYYKALHDPNTAIFSTVRTPEREELFQWVGPILVGTTSFYSLKSRALEINTLQDAKASGPLAVPKKWYTFDALSELGFDNLYGVATAKNMVTMLKHGRVKLIATQDVTLKDELATGGLKVAEVQSHVPFMHSVYYIAFSLSTAPEIVATWQKAFDDMRRDGTYAIILKRWLPDADPEQSVPLP; from the coding sequence ATGCGTTCTTTGCAGCGAAAGATTGTCGCAGTGATGCTCATGAGTCTGTGTACTGCCGGTGCCAATGCGAACTCGAGCAGCAATGCGAAGATACGATTGTTCACTGAGGAGGCTGCACCGCTCGCGTTTACAGAGGGAAATCAGTCACGGGGTATGTCGGTAGAGATTGCTCGCGAGTTGATTCGCCGTACTGGCAGCGATGATGCGGTGATAAAGATCAGACCTTGGGCGCGCGGTTACTACAAGGCACTGCATGACCCCAACACCGCAATCTTCTCGACGGTGCGTACGCCTGAGCGCGAAGAGCTGTTTCAATGGGTCGGCCCTATTTTGGTCGGCACCACCAGCTTTTACTCGTTGAAGTCGCGTGCCTTGGAGATCAATACCCTGCAAGACGCCAAGGCGAGTGGCCCGTTGGCCGTACCTAAAAAATGGTACACCTTTGATGCATTAAGTGAGTTGGGCTTCGACAATCTATACGGCGTGGCCACCGCTAAAAATATGGTGACCATGTTGAAACATGGCCGGGTTAAGCTGATCGCCACTCAGGACGTCACGCTCAAAGATGAACTTGCCACGGGTGGCCTGAAGGTTGCAGAGGTGCAGAGCCATGTGCCGTTTATGCACTCGGTTTATTACATCGCTTTCTCGTTGAGTACAGCCCCTGAAATTGTCGCCACCTGGCAAAAGGCTTTTGATGACATGCGGCGTGACGGAACCTACGCGATCATTTTAAAGCGTTGGTTGCCTGATGCAGACCCTGAGCAAAGTGTGCCGCTCCCTTAA
- a CDS encoding VC0807 family protein: MIDTIETSAPKHKPRPLIDLLVSIVIPSLVLMKLSGEARLGPDGALLLALAFPIGWGAFELIKYRKFNFIALLGLVSVILTGGIGLLHLNTQWLAIKEAAVPGVIGIAVLVSTRTRYPLIRTMLFNKTVLNVDKIQERLEEGGNTQLFEARLLRATYLLSGTFFFSSVMNYIMARWIVVSPAGSEAFNDELGRLTLLSYPMIAIPSMIMMMAIFYYLWRTIHGLTGLKLEEIMHQTEKDKQS, from the coding sequence ATGATCGACACTATTGAAACCTCAGCACCTAAACACAAACCCCGCCCACTAATCGATTTACTCGTCAGCATCGTCATACCGTCACTGGTGCTGATGAAGCTCAGTGGCGAGGCGAGGCTTGGCCCAGACGGCGCGTTGCTGCTGGCTCTGGCCTTCCCTATCGGCTGGGGCGCATTCGAGCTGATCAAATACCGCAAGTTCAACTTTATTGCCTTGCTTGGCTTGGTTAGTGTGATTCTCACCGGCGGCATTGGTTTACTTCACTTGAATACCCAATGGCTCGCGATCAAAGAAGCGGCCGTACCGGGCGTGATCGGTATTGCCGTGTTGGTGTCGACGCGCACGCGCTACCCGCTAATTCGCACGATGCTGTTTAACAAAACCGTGCTCAATGTCGACAAGATTCAAGAGCGGCTTGAGGAAGGCGGCAACACCCAGTTGTTCGAAGCGCGCCTGCTCAGAGCCACATACCTGCTCAGCGGTACGTTCTTTTTCTCATCGGTGATGAATTACATCATGGCCCGCTGGATTGTTGTCAGCCCGGCAGGCAGTGAGGCTTTCAACGACGAGTTGGGCCGCCTGACGTTGCTCAGCTACCCAATGATCGCAATCCCGTCGATGATCATGATGATGGCGATCTTTTATTACCTGTGGCGCACGATTCATGGCCTGACGGGCCTCAAGCTGGAAGAAATCATGCACCAGACTGAAAAAGACAAACAGTCCTGA
- a CDS encoding YqaA family protein translates to MLALSIYLSLFLSAFGAATLLPLQSEALLVGLLLSKDYSVLLLLIAASVGNVLGSVINWWLGRYIERFRQHRWFPVSADQLQRAQNFYASYGRWSLLLSWTPIIGDPLTLVAGIMREPLWRFLLLVSIAKTARYGILAAITLSLS, encoded by the coding sequence GTGCTAGCCCTGTCGATCTACCTAAGTTTATTTCTGTCAGCATTTGGTGCGGCGACCTTGCTGCCGCTGCAATCCGAGGCGCTGCTCGTTGGCCTGTTGCTGAGTAAAGATTACTCTGTTCTATTACTGCTAATCGCAGCCAGTGTCGGTAATGTCCTCGGCTCGGTGATCAACTGGTGGCTCGGTCGCTACATCGAGCGCTTCCGTCAGCACCGCTGGTTTCCAGTGAGTGCAGACCAGTTACAGCGGGCTCAGAACTTTTACGCGAGTTACGGCCGCTGGAGCCTGCTGCTCAGTTGGACACCCATCATTGGCGACCCATTGACGCTGGTCGCAGGCATCATGCGCGAGCCATTGTGGCGCTTCCTGTTGCTGGTAAGCATCGCAAAAACTGCACGCTACGGCATTCTCGCCGCTATAACCCTCAGCTTAAGTTAA
- a CDS encoding Hsp70 family protein, producing the protein MSFSTPARACGIDFGTSNSTVGWQRPGADALIELEDGKITLPSVIFFNFEERRPVYGRLALHEYLEGYEGRLMRSLKSLLGSKLLKSETTVLGSALPFKDLLGFFIGELKSRAEAVADRPFEEVVLGRPVFFVDDDPVADQEAQNTLVAVAHKLGFKDVSFQYEPIAAAFDYESTINQEELVLIVDIGGGTSDFSLVRLSPERRAVAERHDDILATGGVHIGGTDFDKQLSLQGVMPLFGYGSRMKSDALMPTSFHLNLATWHTINAVYAQKSQLSLKSMRYDIVDPTGIDRLFKLIEQRAGHWLAMQVEDSKIELTEQDVRPIDLKRVEPGLVAELSRELFDTSIEPLLERIRASVSQLLSSAGVGVTDVDTVFFTGGSSSIPALRQSVAAMLPNARHVEGNNFGSIGNGLAIEAQKRYG; encoded by the coding sequence ATGTCTTTTTCTACTCCAGCCCGCGCCTGCGGCATCGACTTCGGCACCTCCAACTCAACCGTCGGCTGGCAGCGCCCTGGCGCCGATGCTTTGATCGAGCTCGAAGATGGCAAGATCACCCTGCCCTCGGTTATTTTCTTTAACTTTGAGGAGCGTCGCCCGGTCTACGGCCGACTGGCCTTGCACGAATACCTTGAAGGATACGAGGGACGCCTGATGCGTTCCCTGAAAAGCCTGCTTGGCTCAAAGTTGCTGAAAAGCGAAACCACCGTGCTCGGCAGTGCATTGCCCTTCAAAGACTTGCTTGGCTTCTTTATTGGCGAACTGAAAAGTCGCGCTGAAGCCGTTGCTGATCGACCATTTGAAGAGGTGGTGCTCGGTCGCCCGGTGTTTTTCGTCGACGATGACCCGGTTGCCGACCAAGAAGCACAAAACACCCTGGTCGCCGTTGCCCACAAGCTCGGCTTTAAAGACGTATCCTTTCAGTACGAGCCGATTGCAGCCGCATTCGACTACGAAAGCACCATCAACCAGGAAGAGTTGGTTTTGATCGTCGATATTGGCGGCGGCACCTCAGACTTCTCGCTGGTGCGCCTGTCTCCCGAACGCCGAGCTGTTGCCGAGCGCCATGACGATATTCTCGCAACTGGCGGCGTACACATCGGCGGCACCGACTTCGACAAACAGCTGAGCCTGCAAGGGGTGATGCCGCTGTTCGGTTATGGCAGCCGCATGAAAAGCGATGCGTTGATGCCAACCAGTTTTCACCTCAACTTGGCAACGTGGCACACGATCAACGCGGTCTACGCGCAGAAATCGCAGCTCTCGCTAAAAAGCATGCGCTACGACATCGTCGACCCAACCGGAATCGATCGCCTGTTCAAGCTGATTGAGCAACGCGCCGGGCACTGGCTGGCCATGCAGGTGGAAGACAGCAAGATAGAACTGACCGAACAAGATGTGCGGCCGATTGACCTCAAGCGCGTTGAGCCGGGCCTGGTTGCGGAGCTGAGCCGTGAGCTGTTCGACACCTCTATCGAACCACTGCTGGAACGCATTCGCGCCAGCGTCAGCCAACTGCTAAGCAGCGCAGGCGTCGGTGTGACGGATGTTGACACCGTGTTCTTTACTGGCGGCTCCAGCAGCATTCCTGCGCTACGTCAAAGCGTTGCGGCCATGCTGCCCAACGCGCGCCATGTCGAAGGCAATAACTTCGGCAGCATCGGTAATGGTTTGGCGATTGAGGCGCAGAAGCGCTACGGTTGA
- a CDS encoding YgiQ family radical SAM protein, with the protein MQAVKPLFDYPKYWAECFGPAPFLPMSREEMDQLGWDSCDIIIVTGDAYVDHPSFGMAIIGRLLEAQGFRVGIIAQPNWQSKDDFMKLGEPNLFFGVAAGNMDSMINRYTADKKIRSDDAYTPGGQAGSRPDRASLVYSQRCKEAYKHVPIVLGGIEASLRRIAHYDYWQDKVRHSILIDACADILLYGNAERAVVEIAQRLSYGQKIEDISDIRGTAFIRRDTPEGWMEIDSTRIDRPGKIDKIINPYVNTQDTAACAIEQEKGPVEDPNEAKVVQLLPHPRLERDKTVIRLPSFEKVRGDGVLYAHANRVLHLETNPGNARALVQRHGEVDVWFNPPPIPMTTEEMDYVFGMPYARVPHPAYGKEKIPAYEMIRFSVNIMRGCFGGCTFCSITEHEGRIIQNRSEESIIREIEEIRDKVPGFTGVISDLGGPTANMYRIACKSPEIEAACRKPSCVFPGICENLNTDHSSLIQLYRSARALPGVKKILIASGLRYDLAVESPEYVKELVTHHVGGYLKIAPEHTEEGPLNQMMKPGIGSYDKFKRMFEKYSKEAGKEQYLIPYFIAAHPGTTDEDMMNLALWLKSNGFRADQVQAFYPSPMATATAMYHSGKNPLRKVTYKSDGVSIVKSEAQRRLHKAFLRYHDPRGWPMLREALERMGRSDLIGNGKNQLIPAFQPAVDGYQSARRKNSTPAGSKKVGKPMLTQHTGLPPRASDGSKPWDKREQAKAAAFAKNQEAARERASAKKGRGKKPTKAPAVPR; encoded by the coding sequence ATGCAAGCAGTCAAGCCATTATTCGATTATCCAAAATACTGGGCCGAATGTTTCGGACCAGCACCTTTCCTGCCGATGAGCAGGGAGGAGATGGATCAGCTTGGCTGGGATTCGTGTGACATCATCATCGTCACTGGCGATGCTTATGTTGATCACCCATCGTTTGGCATGGCGATTATTGGTCGTTTGCTTGAAGCTCAGGGCTTTCGTGTCGGCATCATCGCGCAGCCTAACTGGCAGTCGAAAGATGACTTCATGAAGCTTGGCGAGCCGAACCTGTTCTTCGGCGTCGCGGCCGGCAACATGGATTCGATGATCAACCGCTACACCGCGGATAAAAAGATTCGTTCGGACGACGCCTACACCCCAGGTGGCCAAGCAGGCAGCCGTCCGGACCGTGCCAGCCTGGTTTATAGCCAGCGCTGCAAAGAAGCCTACAAGCATGTGCCGATTGTACTTGGCGGTATTGAGGCCTCCTTGCGCCGTATCGCCCATTACGATTACTGGCAGGACAAGGTTCGCCACTCGATCCTGATTGATGCCTGCGCTGATATCCTGCTGTACGGCAACGCCGAGCGTGCAGTGGTTGAGATCGCCCAGCGCCTGTCTTACGGGCAAAAGATCGAAGACATCAGTGATATTCGCGGTACCGCGTTTATTCGCCGTGACACGCCTGAAGGCTGGATGGAGATCGACTCCACACGCATCGACCGTCCGGGCAAGATCGACAAAATCATCAACCCGTACGTGAACACCCAGGATACTGCGGCCTGCGCCATCGAGCAGGAAAAAGGCCCGGTTGAAGATCCGAACGAGGCTAAGGTCGTGCAGCTGTTGCCGCACCCACGTCTTGAACGTGACAAAACAGTCATTCGCTTGCCTTCATTTGAGAAAGTTCGCGGCGATGGCGTGCTCTATGCTCACGCCAACCGCGTGCTGCACTTGGAAACCAATCCGGGTAACGCTCGCGCGCTGGTGCAGCGTCATGGCGAAGTCGATGTCTGGTTTAATCCACCACCGATCCCAATGACCACCGAAGAGATGGATTACGTGTTCGGTATGCCGTACGCACGTGTTCCGCACCCGGCGTACGGTAAAGAGAAAATTCCGGCTTACGAGATGATTCGCTTCTCGGTGAACATCATGCGTGGCTGCTTTGGTGGCTGTACTTTTTGTTCGATCACCGAGCACGAAGGCCGGATTATCCAGAACCGTTCCGAAGAGTCGATCATTCGCGAGATCGAAGAGATCCGTGACAAGGTGCCAGGCTTCACCGGGGTCATTTCTGACCTCGGCGGCCCGACCGCCAATATGTACCGCATTGCTTGCAAAAGCCCGGAGATTGAAGCCGCGTGCCGTAAGCCGTCGTGCGTGTTTCCTGGCATTTGTGAGAACCTCAATACCGATCACTCATCGTTGATTCAGTTGTATCGTTCGGCGCGTGCATTGCCGGGGGTGAAGAAAATCCTGATCGCATCCGGCCTGCGTTATGACCTTGCGGTTGAGTCGCCGGAGTACGTCAAGGAGTTGGTCACTCACCATGTGGGTGGTTACCTGAAGATCGCGCCGGAGCACACCGAAGAAGGCCCGCTGAATCAAATGATGAAGCCGGGCATCGGCAGCTACGACAAGTTCAAGCGCATGTTCGAGAAGTACTCGAAAGAGGCGGGTAAGGAGCAATACCTGATCCCTTACTTCATCGCTGCGCACCCGGGCACCACCGATGAAGACATGATGAACCTGGCGCTCTGGCTCAAATCCAATGGCTTCCGTGCGGATCAGGTTCAGGCCTTCTATCCATCGCCAATGGCGACGGCAACGGCCATGTATCACTCGGGTAAAAACCCGCTGCGCAAGGTGACATACAAGAGTGATGGCGTGAGCATCGTTAAAAGCGAGGCTCAGCGTCGTTTGCACAAGGCTTTCTTGCGTTACCACGACCCACGCGGCTGGCCAATGCTGCGTGAAGCGCTTGAGCGTATGGGCCGCAGTGACTTGATCGGCAATGGCAAGAATCAGCTGATTCCAGCGTTTCAGCCAGCGGTTGACGGCTATCAAAGCGCCCGTCGCAAGAATTCGACGCCAGCCGGTAGCAAGAAAGTCGGCAAGCCAATGCTGACTCAACACACCGGCCTACCGCCGCGTGCCAGCGACGGCAGCAAACCTTGGGATAAACGTGAGCAGGCGAAAGCAGCTGCCTTCGCCAAGAACCAGGAAGCGGCCAGAGAACGCGCCAGTGCGAAGAAAGGTAGAGGCAAGAAGCCAACCAAGGCGCCTGCCGTTCCACGTTAA